One part of the Marinobacterium rhizophilum genome encodes these proteins:
- a CDS encoding electron transport complex subunit E has protein sequence MADYRKITLDGLWHNNPALVQLLGLCPLLAVTGTVVNAIGLGIASTLVLTGSNLTVSLFRHFVPDSVRLPIFVMIIASFVTSIELLMQAFTYELYQILGIFIPLIVTNCAIMGRADAFACKNPVGASVLDGLMMGLGFTLVLMILGAMREVLGLGTLFADMQLLFGPMAESWKITLIGDYSGFLFAILPPGAFVGMGLLIAVKNIVDAKLEERRKARKPKADGGSSRRVRVTGTIN, from the coding sequence ATGGCTGATTACCGCAAGATTACCCTCGACGGCCTCTGGCACAACAACCCTGCCCTGGTTCAGCTGCTGGGTCTGTGCCCGCTGCTGGCCGTAACCGGCACGGTCGTCAACGCCATCGGCCTTGGCATTGCCAGCACCCTGGTACTGACCGGCTCCAACCTGACCGTGTCGCTTTTTCGCCACTTCGTGCCGGACTCCGTGCGCCTGCCCATCTTCGTCATGATCATCGCCTCCTTCGTGACATCCATCGAGCTGCTGATGCAGGCATTCACCTACGAGCTGTACCAGATTCTGGGCATCTTCATTCCCCTGATCGTGACCAACTGCGCCATCATGGGCCGTGCCGACGCCTTCGCCTGCAAGAACCCGGTAGGCGCCTCGGTACTGGACGGTCTGATGATGGGTCTGGGCTTTACCCTGGTGCTGATGATTCTGGGCGCCATGCGTGAAGTGCTGGGCCTGGGCACCCTCTTTGCCGATATGCAGCTGCTCTTTGGCCCCATGGCTGAAAGCTGGAAAATCACCCTGATTGGCGACTACTCGGGCTTTCTGTTCGCGATCCTGCCACCGGGTGCCTTTGTGGGCATGGGCCTGCTTATCGCCGTGAAAAACATCGTGGACGCCAAACTGGAAGAACGCCGCAAGGCCCGCAAGCCCAAGGCCGACGGCGGCAGCAGCCGGCGCGTACGCGTTACCGGCACCATCAACTAG
- a CDS encoding cysteine synthase A produces the protein MSEHQPALISLIGNTPLIELRQVSELTGCTILGKAEFMNPGGSVKDRTALGIIRDAERRGQLEPGGTIVEGTAGNTGIGLCLVANALGYRTIIVMPETQSQEKKDLLRLYGADLRLVPAVPYADENHYTRVSGRIAAQLQRQGCSAIWANQFDNTANREVHYQSTGAEIWRQCGGQLDAFCCAVGTGGTLAGVARALREQDKSVSIVLSDAQGASLCNYYREGELRAQGSSVMEGIGQSRITANLEGLEVDDALEISDQEALPYLYDLLQYEGLCLGGSSGINVAGAVQVARTLGPGHTVVTVLCDVGSRYQSKLFNPVFLQSKGLPVPSWLAGAA, from the coding sequence ATGTCTGAGCATCAACCCGCGCTGATCTCGCTGATTGGCAACACGCCGCTGATCGAGTTGCGCCAGGTCTCGGAGCTTACCGGCTGCACCATACTGGGCAAGGCTGAGTTCATGAATCCCGGCGGTTCGGTAAAAGACCGCACAGCGCTGGGCATTATCCGCGACGCCGAGCGTCGGGGGCAGCTTGAGCCAGGCGGCACTATTGTCGAGGGTACCGCCGGCAATACCGGCATCGGGCTTTGTCTGGTGGCCAATGCGCTGGGGTATCGCACCATCATTGTCATGCCGGAAACCCAGAGCCAGGAAAAAAAGGACCTGCTGCGGCTTTACGGTGCGGACCTGCGTCTGGTGCCCGCTGTGCCCTACGCCGATGAAAATCACTACACCCGGGTGTCGGGTCGTATTGCGGCTCAGCTGCAGCGGCAGGGCTGCAGTGCCATCTGGGCCAACCAGTTTGATAATACCGCCAATCGTGAAGTGCATTACCAGAGCACCGGTGCCGAGATCTGGCGCCAGTGCGGCGGCCAGCTGGATGCGTTCTGCTGCGCGGTGGGTACCGGGGGAACCCTGGCGGGTGTGGCCAGGGCGCTGCGCGAGCAGGATAAAAGCGTCAGCATTGTGCTGTCGGATGCTCAGGGCGCCTCGCTGTGCAATTACTACCGCGAGGGCGAGTTGCGAGCCCAGGGCTCCTCGGTGATGGAGGGTATCGGCCAGAGCCGTATTACCGCAAACCTGGAAGGGCTGGAAGTGGACGATGCGCTGGAAATCAGCGATCAGGAAGCATTGCCCTATCTGTATGACCTTCTGCAATACGAGGGGCTTTGTCTCGGGGGGTCCAGTGGTATCAATGTGGCCGGTGCGGTACAGGTTGCCCGCACGCTTGGCCCGGGTCATACGGTGGTGACCGTGCTGTGTGATGTCGGCTCGCGTTATCAAAGCAAGTTGTTTAATCCGGTTTTCCTGCAGTCAAAGGGCTTGCCGGTTCCGTCCTGGCTGGCGGGGGCGGCCTGA
- the yfaE gene encoding class I ribonucleotide reductase maintenance protein YfaE, with translation MAGIPRIKVSNYHTFYFQYEFSLLDALEAQEIPAPYSCRGGYCGTCKVRLLDGEVEMVQDYLVDLHDDEILTCCCKPKTHIEIELPSE, from the coding sequence ATGGCCGGGATTCCGCGCATCAAGGTGAGCAACTACCATACCTTCTACTTCCAGTATGAGTTTTCGTTGCTGGATGCACTGGAGGCGCAGGAGATTCCGGCACCCTATAGCTGTCGCGGCGGCTACTGCGGAACCTGCAAAGTGAGACTTCTGGATGGTGAAGTCGAGATGGTGCAGGATTACTTGGTAGACCTGCACGATGACGAGATCCTCACCTGCTGCTGCAAACCGAAAACGCATATCGAGATCGAACTTCCGTCTGAATAA
- the nth gene encoding endonuclease III, with translation MNAAKRLQIFTRLRDENPHPVTELEYSSPFELLVAVTLSAQATDVSVNKATRKLFPVANTPAAILALGVDGLKQYIKTIGLYNSKAENVIKACRMLVELHDSVVPQTREELEALPGVGRKTANVVLNTAFRQPAMAVDTHIFRVSNRTGIAPGKTVLEVEKKLLRFIPREFLLDAHHWLILHGRYVCIARKPRCMSCLIEDLCDYKHKTDSA, from the coding sequence ATGAACGCGGCCAAGCGACTGCAGATCTTTACCCGGCTGCGCGATGAAAACCCGCACCCGGTCACCGAACTGGAATACAGCTCGCCTTTCGAGCTGCTGGTGGCGGTCACACTGTCGGCCCAGGCCACCGATGTGAGCGTCAACAAGGCGACCCGCAAGCTGTTTCCTGTCGCCAACACCCCCGCCGCCATACTGGCGCTGGGGGTCGACGGGCTCAAGCAGTACATCAAGACCATCGGGCTCTACAACAGCAAGGCCGAGAATGTCATAAAGGCCTGTCGCATGCTGGTCGAACTGCACGACTCCGTGGTTCCCCAGACCCGCGAGGAACTCGAGGCCCTGCCGGGCGTAGGTCGAAAAACGGCCAATGTCGTCCTCAATACCGCCTTTCGCCAGCCCGCCATGGCCGTGGATACGCACATTTTTCGTGTCTCCAACCGCACCGGTATCGCGCCTGGAAAAACGGTACTCGAGGTAGAAAAGAAGCTGCTGCGCTTCATCCCCAGGGAATTCCTACTGGATGCTCACCACTGGCTGATCCTGCACGGACGCTATGTCTGCATCGCCCGCAAGCCACGCTGCATGTCCTGCCTGATTGAAGACCTGTGCGACTACAAGCACAAGACCGACAGCGCCTGA
- the rsxG gene encoding electron transport complex subunit RsxG, translating into MQMLNAISRSTTGIAIFAVVTAGLIAITQVGTSDRIKQNEREQQARALYEIVPREGLDSDLLENGIEFVAPDLLGHDRPETAYRAMRNGQPVMVIMPVVAPDGYTGEISMIVGINSDASVAGVRVLAHKETPGLGDKVDIKKSRWVLGFANQTKTELDPSWGVRKDGGRFDQFTGATITPRAVVNAVGRSVDYFRLHRGELLGLSDDAQQETPDNG; encoded by the coding sequence ATGCAAATGCTTAACGCCATCAGCCGCAGCACTACCGGCATTGCCATTTTTGCCGTGGTCACCGCAGGTCTCATTGCCATTACCCAGGTCGGCACCAGCGACCGCATCAAGCAGAATGAACGCGAGCAGCAGGCCCGGGCACTGTATGAAATCGTGCCCCGCGAGGGGCTCGACAGCGACCTGCTGGAAAACGGCATCGAGTTTGTCGCCCCGGACCTGCTGGGCCACGACCGCCCTGAAACCGCCTACCGCGCCATGCGCAACGGCCAGCCCGTCATGGTAATCATGCCCGTGGTCGCCCCCGACGGTTACACCGGCGAAATCAGCATGATCGTGGGCATCAACAGCGATGCCAGCGTGGCGGGGGTTCGCGTGCTGGCCCACAAGGAAACGCCGGGCCTGGGCGACAAGGTCGATATCAAGAAATCCCGCTGGGTGCTGGGCTTTGCCAACCAGACCAAAACCGAGCTGGACCCCAGCTGGGGCGTGCGCAAGGATGGCGGACGCTTTGACCAGTTCACCGGCGCCACCATCACACCCAGGGCAGTCGTCAATGCCGTGGGCCGCAGCGTGGACTATTTCCGGCTGCACCGCGGCGAGCTGCTTGGCCTGAGTGACGACGCGCAACAGGAGACGCCTGACAATGGCTGA
- the nrdB gene encoding class Ia ribonucleoside-diphosphate reductase subunit beta: protein MAYSTFNPSTHDATLEPMFFGRSVNVARYDKQKFPIFEKLIEKQLSFFWRPEEVDLSTDRKDFMAMPEHEKHIFLSNLKYQTLLDSVQGRSPNIAFLPVVSLPELETWFETWAFSETIHSRSYTHIIRNIITEPSLVFDQIVTNQEIVKRAESVTRLYDEFIALVQVYGIYGPGEHEVKGKKVDASLRNLKRTLYLTLVSVNVLEAIRFYVSFACSFAFAERAIMEGNAKIIKLIARDEALHLTGTQHMLNLMANGADDPEMKEVAKECREEAIKIFAEAAQQEKDWAQYLFRDGSMIGLNAKILSDYVEYITNVRMKALGFDELFPAKQNPLPWMNAWLVSDNVQVAPQESEISSYLVGQIDNEVGDGDFDDFDF from the coding sequence ATGGCTTATTCCACGTTCAATCCGTCTACCCATGATGCCACGCTCGAACCGATGTTCTTCGGCCGCAGTGTCAACGTTGCCCGTTACGACAAGCAGAAGTTTCCCATCTTCGAAAAGCTGATCGAGAAGCAGCTTTCATTTTTCTGGCGTCCCGAGGAAGTCGATCTGTCGACCGACCGCAAGGACTTCATGGCGATGCCGGAGCATGAGAAGCACATCTTTCTCAGCAACCTGAAATACCAGACGCTGCTGGATTCCGTGCAGGGGCGCTCGCCCAATATTGCCTTTTTGCCGGTGGTGTCCCTGCCCGAGCTGGAAACCTGGTTCGAAACCTGGGCCTTCAGTGAAACCATTCACAGTCGTTCCTACACCCATATCATCCGCAACATCATCACCGAGCCGTCCCTGGTGTTCGACCAGATCGTCACCAACCAGGAGATCGTCAAGCGCGCCGAGTCCGTTACCCGGCTGTATGACGAGTTTATCGCCCTGGTGCAGGTGTATGGCATCTACGGTCCGGGTGAGCATGAGGTCAAGGGCAAGAAGGTCGATGCCAGCCTGCGCAACCTCAAGCGTACCCTGTACCTGACGCTGGTGTCGGTCAACGTGCTGGAGGCGATTCGCTTTTACGTCAGCTTTGCCTGCTCCTTCGCGTTTGCCGAACGGGCCATCATGGAAGGCAATGCCAAGATCATCAAGCTGATCGCGCGGGACGAAGCTCTGCACCTGACCGGCACCCAGCACATGCTGAACCTGATGGCCAATGGCGCCGACGATCCGGAAATGAAGGAAGTGGCAAAGGAGTGCCGGGAAGAGGCGATCAAAATTTTCGCGGAAGCGGCGCAGCAGGAAAAGGACTGGGCGCAGTACCTGTTCCGTGACGGTTCCATGATCGGCCTGAACGCCAAGATCCTCAGTGACTACGTCGAGTACATCACCAATGTGCGCATGAAAGCGCTGGGCTTTGATGAGCTGTTCCCGGCCAAGCAAAACCCGCTGCCCTGGATGAATGCCTGGCTGGTGAGCGACAACGTACAGGTCGCGCCGCAGGAATCGGAGATCAGCTCCTACCTGGTGGGGCAGATCGATAACGAGGTGGGAGACGGCGATTTCGACGATTTTGACTTCTAA